DNA sequence from the Acidobacteriota bacterium genome:
TCACAAGTTCGGTGACGAACTTGTTCCCTCAGGACTAAGTGCTGAGCGAGCGTTTTGACCGATAACCGTGCGGGGATACGCAACCGTAATTGTGAGTCGAAGCACTTAGCAGGCGCGGCTGATGGCGCGCGTGACCTTGCGCGCCAAGCGCGCTTCGAGCGTACTGCGATACGACATGGATACCTGAGTTTAGCGCAGGAGGAGTCGGTCGAGCGTGCGGGGCCAAGTGATCGCCGCGCCGGCTGTCGCCCCGGCCGACCCCATCTTTTCGGCAAGCGCCGGCGATTCGGCGAGTTGCACCATCGCATCGGCGATGGAGGCCGGAGTGGGATCGGTCAGAAGCCCCTCCTGCCGGTGGCGGACCAGTTCGGCCGGCCCTCCGCTATCCGTGCAGGTAATGACCGCCTTGCGGGAGGCGAACGCCTCGACGGTCACCAGGCCATAATCCTCCGACATGGTCGGGAACACCACGGCGCGGCATCTGGCGAGATAATCCACCAGTTGGGACGTGTTGATGGAACCGACCAGGCGCACGCGGTCCTCGACCCCGAGGTCGTGCGCCAACTGCTTGAGCCGCGGTCCGTCCTCCCCATCGCCGGCAATGGTGCACCTGAGATGTCGAGCCTGCGGCTCGGCACACGCCCTGATCACGAGATCCAGGCGCTTGAGCGGCGAGAGCCGGGAGACCGCGAAGAACTCCTCGCCGTATCCATCGCACCGGTAGGGTCTCTGCGGCGCCGGCGGATATAGCACCTCGGCCGGGATTCCACCGAAATGTTGGAGGCGCTGCTGGATCGTGGCCGAGATCGTATAGAGCTTCGTGACGTTCCTCGTCAGCAGGTAACGATCGACGGTGTGGATGATCCGTCGCCGGATCTTCTCCTTCAACAGCCCCTTCCACTTGAGCGGCACGATGAACCGGTCCCAGAGGTCGTAATACTCCCGCATCCTGTGGTTCAGCCAGCACACGTGCCTGGGATGCCGCACCGCGTAACTGGGATAGCGGAAGGAGATCACCTGATCGACCGGCGACTCATCGCACGCGACACCGACGTCGGTGAGCCACGTCGCCAGGTACGCGGCGCCCTGCCGTCCGAACCGATTCTGCGGTGTCCGGACCAGGTCGACCTCGTGCCCGGCTTCCCGAAGCGCGTCGACGAGCGATCGGGCAAGCACAACATGGCCGCCCTCGGCGAACAGGGGATTTGAGGTAATGACCGCGATCTTCATAATTGGTCAGCCGCCAGGGCGCTCGATCGCGCACCGCCGACGTTCGCGATTGTATGGGCTGGCGCCGGGGCCGTCAACGAAGCGGCGTTACATCAGGTTGAAAGCGTCATGCCGGCGAACGCCGGCATCCAGAGAGGTCCACGACTGGATTCCGGCTTTCGCCGGAATGACGAGATAAGTAGAAGGTAGTCGGCAGCCAGTAGACCGTAGGGGCGGGCCCCCGTGCCCGCCCGAATCACGAAGCGGCGTTGTCGGAGACTTCGCGGCCATGGTACGATGTCGCCTTTGCGGGTTGCCCGGCATCCCAACGGTCGCACCGTATGATCGACACGCCAGACAGCCCGCCGCCAAGCACCACCCGCCGCATCGCCACCCTGCTCGTCAAGATTGTCGTCAGCGCGGGTCTGATGGCGCTGCTGCTGGCGAAGACCGATCTCGCCAGCCTGTGGAGCCACTTCCGCAGCGCGTCGCTGCTGTGGCTTGGCGCGGCCCTGGCCTTGTACCTCGTGATGATTCTGATTAGCGCGTGGCGCTGGCACCTGCTGCTCGATGCCCAGCGATTGGTCATCGGTCGCGCGTGGCTCGTGGATTCGTACCTGGTCGCCACTTTCTTCAATAACTTCCTGCCGAGCAACATCGGCGGAGACGTGATTCGTATCCGCGACACATCCGGCCACGCGGGATCAAAGACCATCGCCACCACTGTCGTGCTCATGGATCGGGGCATCGGTCTTCTGGGCCTGTTCCTCGTGGCCGCGGTGGGCGCGTCGGCGGCCGCGGCGGCAGGCGGGCATGCCCCCGTCTGGGCGTCGCTGCTGTGGCTGGCGTTTGGCGGAGCGCTGGTGGTCGGTGCTGCCGCTGTCTTTTTGCCGAAGAGCGTCGGCATGCTGTTGAAACCGCTTCGGGTGATTCATCAGGAATGGGTCGGCGAACGCATCAACCGCCTGATTGGGACGCTGGAACGCTTTCGGACTCAGCCGCGCTCGCTCCTCTCGTGTTTCAGCGGCGCGATCCTGGTCCAAGCCGTCCTGGTGGCGTTCTACTTTGCCGTGGGCCGGAGCATGGGGATCGCCGTGCCCATCTCCGACCTGGCCGTCATCGTGCCGGTATCGTTCGTGGTCCAGATGCTGCCGGTCTCGCTCAACGGCCTCGGCGTGCGCGAGGCGACCTTCAAACTCTACTTCGCGCAGATCGGGCTGCCGGCGGCGTCGGCGCTCGCCGTGTCTCTGATGGGCGCAGCGCTGGTGATGATCTTCTCGCTGTCGGGCGCCGTGGCGTATTTGTTGCGCGGCTCCAAGCGGTCGCTCCGCTGAGATCCCCCGACATCCAACTACGACAGGTGCTCTCTGATTTCGCGAATGACGTAGGTCGGCTTGTCCTGGGATTCGTAGTACGTCCGCGCCTGCATTTCCGCCAGCATGCCCACGGTCACGAACTGGACACCAGCGAGCAGGAGCAGCACGCCAATCAGCAGTACGGCTCGATTCCCAACGGGCTGTCCGTCACACGCCGCCAGCCAGGCCACCCAACCGAGCATCGCCATACCAATGGCGCCCGAGGCCAGCCCGAGTGCGCCAAAGAATCTGATGGGTCTGCCGGCATGATTGAGGAAGAACTTCACCGTGAGCAGATCGAGCACGACAGGCACGATGCGCCCGAGACCGTACTTGGAGCGGCCGAACCGGCGCCGACGGTGATTGACGATGCGTTCGACAATGGTCGCGCCCCGTTCCGACGCGATCGCCGGCAACAGGCGGTGCATGCCACGGTAGAGCTTCAGCGGCTTGACGATGTCCGCCCGGAACGCCTTCAGTGAACACCCGTAATCGTGCAACCTCACGCCGGTCACGCGCGAGATGATCCAACTGGCCATCATCGACGGCACCCGGCGTGAGAAGAAGCGATCCTTGCGATCCTGACGCCAGCCGCAGGCGATGTCGGCGCCCTGCTCCACCATCGAAACCAGCGCCGGGATATCGTGCGGGTCGTTCTGCAGATCGCCGTCGCATGTCACGACGACCTGGCCGCGCGCAAGCGCGAAGCCCGCGGCAAACGCCGCCGTCTGGCCGAAGTTGCGACGGAACCGCACCACCCGCACCCGCGAATCCGCCGCCTGGATGGCGAC
Encoded proteins:
- a CDS encoding glycosyltransferase family 4 protein codes for the protein MKIAVITSNPLFAEGGHVVLARSLVDALREAGHEVDLVRTPQNRFGRQGAAYLATWLTDVGVACDESPVDQVISFRYPSYAVRHPRHVCWLNHRMREYYDLWDRFIVPLKWKGLLKEKIRRRIIHTVDRYLLTRNVTKLYTISATIQQRLQHFGGIPAEVLYPPAPQRPYRCDGYGEEFFAVSRLSPLKRLDLVIRACAEPQARHLRCTIAGDGEDGPRLKQLAHDLGVEDRVRLVGSINTSQLVDYLARCRAVVFPTMSEDYGLVTVEAFASRKAVITCTDSGGPAELVRHRQEGLLTDPTPASIADAMVQLAESPALAEKMGSAGATAGAAITWPRTLDRLLLR
- a CDS encoding lysylphosphatidylglycerol synthase transmembrane domain-containing protein; its protein translation is MIDTPDSPPPSTTRRIATLLVKIVVSAGLMALLLAKTDLASLWSHFRSASLLWLGAALALYLVMILISAWRWHLLLDAQRLVIGRAWLVDSYLVATFFNNFLPSNIGGDVIRIRDTSGHAGSKTIATTVVLMDRGIGLLGLFLVAAVGASAAAAAGGHAPVWASLLWLAFGGALVVGAAAVFLPKSVGMLLKPLRVIHQEWVGERINRLIGTLERFRTQPRSLLSCFSGAILVQAVLVAFYFAVGRSMGIAVPISDLAVIVPVSFVVQMLPVSLNGLGVREATFKLYFAQIGLPAASALAVSLMGAALVMIFSLSGAVAYLLRGSKRSLR
- a CDS encoding glycosyltransferase family 2 protein, with amino-acid sequence MTAPFLSIVVPIHNESASIPELFVELAAALGASGRPYEVLAIDDGSTDDSFERLVAIQAADSRVRVVRFRRNFGQTAAFAAGFALARGQVVVTCDGDLQNDPHDIPALVSMVEQGADIACGWRQDRKDRFFSRRVPSMMASWIISRVTGVRLHDYGCSLKAFRADIVKPLKLYRGMHRLLPAIASERGATIVERIVNHRRRRFGRSKYGLGRIVPVVLDLLTVKFFLNHAGRPIRFFGALGLASGAIGMAMLGWVAWLAACDGQPVGNRAVLLIGVLLLLAGVQFVTVGMLAEMQARTYYESQDKPTYVIREIREHLS